The nucleotide window CTCTGATAGCTAACGAAATACCCACTACTGCAAGGATAGACCGCAGAACAGCAGATATCAAGCTTGATATTGACGGCGAACCACAGTTAAAAGCCATCGAAGGTACTCCCTTATACTATATTTTCAATTGTTCTATACCCGTTATCAAGGTAGATCAAAACACCTGGTATGCGGTGTACAACAGCATCTGGTTTAAGGCAAATGATATTAACGGCCAATGGGCCGTTGCGGATTCTGTTCCAGCCGGGATATATTCCATACCGGTTAGTTCTCCGCTTCATTATATTACCTATCTTAAGGTTTACGGCTCTACTCCGGAGTACGTTTATATAGGCCACACCCCGGGTTATTATGGTACCTTAGTATGTACCGATGGTACGCTTGTATTCGGGACAGGTTATATGTATCCGCCATACATAGGAAAAGATGTATGGTATATGCCGTGCCCTACCTACGGTTTTGGGTCTAATCTACGCTGGACTCCGTGGTACGGCTGGAGTTTTGCCTTCAGCTGCGGTTTTCCATATTATTGGCCGCCACGGCCGTTTTGGGGGCCTTTCCGTGCCAGGGGTCATGGTTGGGAAATATCTGTTTCCAGCAATAGTTATCACGGGGTTCAAGGATGGAAGGTTATGCAAGGTAGAGATGCATGGCCTGGCCGTGGTGCCGCTTACAATTCTATAATCGGTAACGTGATCACAGGCCCACAAGGAGGCCTTAAGGTTATCTTTACAGAAAATCCTGACATAGGCCGTAACAAAAATAATGATATTCCCGGATATTTAAATAACCAGGGCAATAAAGCAGGCTCCCAGCCGGACTTGAATCTCAAGCAGGGAGAAAAAGTGCCGGATGTGAAAAAATAGGACAGCGGCGGAAGCGGGCCGGGGAAATAGTAACTTGCAGTATAGGAATTTCAACGGCGAAGATAGGATATCATAATTCCGGGTATTATAATACCTAAATAAAAAATATTTAGAAGTATGGGAAAAAATGTGTTTTTCGGCTGAGGCGAGTTTTACCAGCAGTGTTGTCCTTTCGGGTTTCGGGGTTGCGGCTTATAAAAACCTGAGCAGGCGGCCGCAGCTGCTGTTTGCCTCTATACCGCTCGTATTTGCTTTCCAACAGTTTACCGAGGGCGTACTTTGGCTTACTATTCCTGCTGCGCATGAGTACGAACTCTTGCAAAAAATAACTACTTACATTTTTTTAATTATGGCTCAGGCTCTTTGGCCGGTACTCCTTCCTGTATCAGTTCTATTACTGGAAGAGGATACCGTACGAAAAAAGCTGATCTATGCGTTTCTTGCTTTAGGAGGGGTTGTAGTGCTGTATTACGGGTACGGCATATTGACTTCCAATGTCCAGCTTTCAGCAAAGAACCATTATATCCAGTATCAGGAATATTCAAAAAGCGCATACACCAAGCTGTTTTTTGCGCTTTATACTCTTGCGGCTATCGTGCCTCTTTTTGTTTCAAGCGTTAAAGGAACATCCAAGATGGGCCTTCTTATGCTGGGCTCTTGTATAGTTACGCTGATTTTTTTCGTTCAGTTCCTTACCTCAGTCTGGTGCTTTTTTGCCGCCATAATAAGTTTCCTTGTCTATAAAATACTCAAAGACAGCAACCTTAAAACAAGTTCGGAGTTTCGAGTCCGGAGTTCGGAGTAAAATCTTATCTCTTACCCCTTACACCTTACCCCTGCCAATCGAATTGATATTGACGGATTAAATTTGGTATAATTACGCTCCATTTAATCACGCCTCCGATGCTTTAATACGGAGTCCGACAAAATCGCCGGACATGGCGGGATGTCACCCATCCTTCGTCCATTTCTGGGGCTACGGAGGGCGCAGCGCTATTGAAAGGAGACTCCGTTTCCTGCCGCAGGGGTTCCAACAGAGGAAAAAATCCATAAGAATCGGCCGTTTTTTTAAGGATGACGCATGTCAAGTAAAAAAATTATTTATATTGTACTTAGCCTGATGCTTATTTTGGCAAACAGTGTTTTTGCTGCAAAAATGCAGAAGGTCCTGATACTCTATGATGAAGGCCCGGATAAACGCCAGCCTGCTTTGAATGATGCCAGGTACCTGGCTAACCTGCTGGGGCATTTCAATACATCTATCAATCTCTTGCCTTTAAGCCAGTATAAATCCGGAGAAATAGCCAGGAATGAAATAACTTTTTATGTAAACTATGAAAAAAAGATAGATTTCCCTCAAAGTTTTCTTTCTGACTTTTATCAAAACCAAAAAACTTTTTGCTGGTTGAACCATCAGATCGGAGACGTTGAGCAGGGTTTCTTAAAAAAAAAATACGGGTTCCATTTCCGGGAGTACAGGGAAGACCTGAAATTCAACAAAGTTTTATATAATAATGTTATTTTTCCCAAAGGCGACGACAATATCTCCATCATTTCAATAGACAACCCCTCAATAGTTTCTGTCCTAAGCTATGCCATAAATATCAAAGGCGATAAAGTCCCTTATATAATTAAATCTAAAAACCTGTGGTATATCGCAGATTCCCCGTTCTCCTACTTTATGGAACAGGACAGGTACATAGCTTTTGCAGATATACTCCATGAAATTGTAGGCGAGAACCATCCGGTGTCTCACACAGCCCTTGTCAGGATAGAGGACATCAATCCAAGCACTGAGCACGGGCAGCTTCTTAAGGTGGCGAGATTCCTTTCTTCTAAAAAAATCCCGTTTTCCGTAGGCCTTGTTCCGGTATTCATAAACCCTGCCAATAAGCTTGAGTACCATCTTGAAGACAATCCCAGGCTCCTTTCTGTTTTAAAAAAGATCCCTTCGCTCGGCGGAACGATAGTCCTGCACGGCTATACCCATCAATACCACGGTGTTACGACAGACGATTATGAATTTTGGGACGACATAGCGGATAAGCCCATAAGAGGCGATGCGGTAGAGAATATATCATTGAGGATAGAAAAAGGTTTGAGAGAATGTTTTAATAATGATATATACCCTTTTGCCTGGGAGACTCCGCATTACTTCGCATCGAAAAATACATATCTTGCCATAAAAAAACATTTTTCTTATGAATACGGCAGGCGGGGAGTAATGCAGTACCTCGGAAGCGACCAGTTTTTCCCTTATCTGGTCACTGATATGTACGGCCAAAAAGTCATACCCGAGAACCTGGGGTATTTGCATGTTGAAAATCCTGACCCGGATTCAATAATCGATGCCGCAAGGCTCAACCTTTCGGTAAGGGACGGGTATGCCAGCTTTTTCTTCCACCCTTTTATTGATGTTAAATACCTTAAAAGAATAATCACAGAACTTAAAGATATGGGTTATGTGTTTAAGGACCTGAAATCTTATTTGCCTGAAGTAAAAGCGCGCGACAAAATAGTTATAACCGAAGATTCAAAAGTCAGCATTGAATCTCAGGAAAGGTACATATCTATAAGGGAGTTCGATTATTTCGGGAAAGAAAAGGAAAAGAACATTATTCCCAATACCGTGGGAAAAATATTTACTGAAGTCATGAAATGCCCCTTAGGCAGGTATGCAGTGGTTAAAGCCCAGGATCAGCTCGAACCCAACTTCCTTATAAAAATTTGGAAATCGGCGAAAGCCGACATCAGTTATATGCGGGGCAAGACTATAAAAAAAGGTTACGGGAAACTCGCAGAAATAATGGAAGTAGTGTTCATAAACCCGCCTACTGCTATAACTTCAATTGAGGAAAAGAACGACCTTAACTCATTAAAATCTTCCCTTTCAGTTTCAGGAGTTGCGTATAACGAAGTAACGCCGGCAGATTTTGAAAAAGTTGACCTCCGTGATTACGATATCATCATACTCCCGTATGCCGCGGCAAAAACCTTATCGGAAGACGAACGCAGGCACGTCAAAGAAGCCGTAAGTTCCGGCTCAAACCTTGTCTTTGACGGCAACAGCAAGATAACTGAAGACCTGGGTATAGGGCTGCAGGAAGCGCCTATTGTAGTCCGGCAGATACGCGATTATCAATTTCCGGAAGTACCGCTTTACTGGGCCACGCCTATAACAGTTCGTCCTGTATACAGGTCTGTAGAGAATGATTACAGGACTCTATGTGTAGAAGATCAGACTAATGCTCCTCTGGTGGTTACAAAAAAGTACGAGAAAGGTTCGTATATCTATTTTTCAACGCTTTTTGAC belongs to Candidatus Liberimonas magnetica and includes:
- a CDS encoding polysaccharide deacetylase family protein: MSSKKIIYIVLSLMLILANSVFAAKMQKVLILYDEGPDKRQPALNDARYLANLLGHFNTSINLLPLSQYKSGEIARNEITFYVNYEKKIDFPQSFLSDFYQNQKTFCWLNHQIGDVEQGFLKKKYGFHFREYREDLKFNKVLYNNVIFPKGDDNISIISIDNPSIVSVLSYAINIKGDKVPYIIKSKNLWYIADSPFSYFMEQDRYIAFADILHEIVGENHPVSHTALVRIEDINPSTEHGQLLKVARFLSSKKIPFSVGLVPVFINPANKLEYHLEDNPRLLSVLKKIPSLGGTIVLHGYTHQYHGVTTDDYEFWDDIADKPIRGDAVENISLRIEKGLRECFNNDIYPFAWETPHYFASKNTYLAIKKHFSYEYGRRGVMQYLGSDQFFPYLVTDMYGQKVIPENLGYLHVENPDPDSIIDAARLNLSVRDGYASFFFHPFIDVKYLKRIITELKDMGYVFKDLKSYLPEVKARDKIVITEDSKVSIESQERYISIREFDYFGKEKEKNIIPNTVGKIFTEVMKCPLGRYAVVKAQDQLEPNFLIKIWKSAKADISYMRGKTIKKGYGKLAEIMEVVFINPPTAITSIEEKNDLNSLKSSLSVSGVAYNEVTPADFEKVDLRDYDIIILPYAAAKTLSEDERRHVKEAVSSGSNLVFDGNSKITEDLGIGLQEAPIVVRQIRDYQFPEVPLYWATPITVRPVYRSVENDYRTLCVEDQTNAPLVVTKKYEKGSYIYFSTLFDPNTDKGYSQYPFFIEMLNTAFDYKPIAHRKTLEMYFDPGMRQNISIEKLAKLWRKYGVNKIYAGGWHFYDKYAYDYERLIRVCHQNGILVYCWLEPPMVNQKFWNKYPQWREKTALLKDAKVSWRFLMNLADQKCRQKVFSEIASLLSKYEWDGVNLAELYFESSSGPEQPQNFTPMNDTIRKEFKIRYGFDPVDLFNTESQHYWKTNKEDWEKFVVFRINLCNKLKIYFLDMLRDVKQKKSDFEIMMTVIDTTLMPSLTEKIAEDMDELFRMQRKYKITVQIEDASFFWSGKPERYSNLGEYYRKFIKEKNRLVLDCNVLENHKKGLGDIPCEKPTGEEMRHIAYNMAASGCRPAFYSEETIYENDYSNITATLAHETKIKSETDTQWRIQSPNMVSLHTGKKNLMTQLDGELWFAIDGENVIIPAGDHTLNFLSESRYFDMSKLKPRLSYISSELKWATFFNNLIEFSYSGDDVPCWVEISKRPNKILIDGNKYSYTAFKSDNGFTLRLPSGDHVAKISVGGGLSDLVESSGVILLSIIIIFGFFTSVLFLGLFIIIQIKRKFTPPQR